The Formosa sp. Hel1_33_131 genome window below encodes:
- a CDS encoding M48 family metallopeptidase, with product MKNQLLTFIVCLFCLSCATNPFTGKKTMAFMPNTQLLPMAFAEYDKFLSEHKVIKGTPDAEMITRVGQRISVSAERWLDANNHQGYLKDYKWEYNLVDDKAVNAWCMPGGKIVFYTGILPIAKNEAAIAAIMGHEVAHALANHGQQRMSAGMIQQGVGVGVAMATKDKSASEQNMWMQAFAVGSSVGGMLPFSRAHETEADQIGLYLTAIAGYDPDEASLLWERMKANSGGKSPPEFLSTHPSNDSRIANLRALAAKAKEEARKFGVTSFR from the coding sequence ATGAAAAATCAGCTTTTAACTTTTATAGTGTGCCTCTTTTGTTTGTCTTGTGCGACCAATCCGTTTACGGGGAAAAAAACCATGGCATTTATGCCAAACACACAGTTGTTACCAATGGCTTTTGCGGAGTACGATAAATTTCTATCTGAACACAAAGTCATTAAAGGAACTCCTGATGCAGAAATGATTACTCGAGTAGGGCAGCGAATTTCAGTGTCTGCAGAACGTTGGTTAGATGCCAATAACCACCAAGGGTATTTGAAAGATTATAAATGGGAATACAATTTGGTCGATGATAAAGCCGTGAATGCTTGGTGTATGCCTGGCGGTAAAATCGTGTTTTATACAGGTATATTACCAATTGCTAAAAATGAAGCAGCCATTGCTGCGATTATGGGACATGAAGTTGCCCATGCTTTAGCAAACCATGGTCAGCAACGAATGAGTGCAGGCATGATTCAACAAGGGGTAGGAGTTGGTGTTGCGATGGCTACCAAGGATAAAAGTGCGTCAGAACAAAATATGTGGATGCAAGCATTCGCGGTTGGCTCTTCTGTTGGAGGGATGCTGCCTTTTAGTCGAGCGCACGAAACGGAGGCGGATCAAATTGGTTTATACCTCACAGCTATTGCTGGCTATGACCCCGATGAAGCATCTTTATTATGGGAACGCATGAAAGCAAATAGTGGAGGTAAAAGCCCTCCCGAATTTTTGAGCACACACCCGTCAAATGATTCTCGAATCGCCAATTTAAGAGCATTAGCAGCCAAGGCAAAAGAAGAAGCCCGTAAATTTGGAGTGACATCTTTTAGGTAA
- the msrB gene encoding peptide-methionine (R)-S-oxide reductase MsrB: MKKIISICILSLLFSCQTTAQKKEVFPVTKTKQEWKMQLSELQFRVLREAGTERAFSSPLNKIYKPGIYSCAACNTPLFDGADKFDSGSGWPSFDKEIKGNVSFSVDYNIGMARTEEHCATCGGHLGHVFNDGPRKTTGKRHCINGAALIFTPTPNE; this comes from the coding sequence ATCAAAAAAATAATCTCAATTTGCATACTCAGTCTTCTATTTTCTTGTCAAACAACTGCCCAAAAAAAGGAAGTATTCCCAGTGACGAAAACCAAGCAAGAATGGAAAATGCAACTGAGTGAACTTCAATTCCGTGTCTTGAGAGAAGCCGGCACCGAACGTGCATTTTCAAGTCCTTTAAATAAAATATATAAGCCTGGAATTTACAGTTGTGCCGCTTGCAATACCCCTCTTTTTGACGGCGCAGATAAGTTTGATTCGGGTTCAGGATGGCCTAGTTTTGATAAAGAGATTAAAGGAAATGTGTCTTTTTCCGTCGATTATAATATTGGGATGGCACGCACCGAAGAACATTGTGCAACTTGTGGAGGGCATCTTGGACATGTGTTTAATGATGGACCTCGAAAAACAACTGGCAAACGGCATTGTATCAATGGCGCTGCTTTAATATTTACACCAACACCAAATGAATAA
- the msrB gene encoding peptide-methionine (R)-S-oxide reductase MsrB — protein sequence MNKTDKNWKEELTDEQYRILRKKGTEMPHSGTYNLHFEKGTYCCAGCNEPLFESSTKFDAHCGWPSFDEAIKGKVGYISDKTLGMIRTEIVCKTCEGHLGHVFNDGPTETGTRYCVNSVSLKFNDH from the coding sequence ATGAATAAAACCGACAAAAATTGGAAAGAAGAATTAACGGATGAACAATACCGAATTCTTAGAAAAAAAGGCACTGAGATGCCACATTCAGGAACTTACAATCTACATTTTGAAAAAGGCACCTATTGTTGTGCAGGCTGTAATGAACCTCTTTTTGAAAGTAGTACCAAGTTTGATGCCCATTGTGGATGGCCAAGTTTTGATGAAGCGATCAAAGGGAAAGTTGGGTATATCTCCGATAAAACTCTCGGCATGATCCGAACCGAAATTGTGTGTAAAACCTGTGAGGGTCACTTAGGACATGTGTTTAATGACGGTCCTACCGAAACCGGCACGCGCTACTGCGTCAACTCTGTGAGTTTGAAGTTTAACGATCACTAA
- a CDS encoding type II toxin-antitoxin system RelE/ParE family toxin: MGQVVWSKRSTINLKRIWNFYVKRLKTVSGANSVINGIKKTGDALSIDVLYQTEENLKSNQYRAVYKHFKIIYKIKDNRVLILQIFDSRQTPDKLKS, from the coding sequence ATGGGTCAAGTAGTTTGGTCTAAAAGATCTACAATTAATTTAAAGAGAATTTGGAATTTCTATGTTAAGAGGTTGAAAACAGTGTCAGGTGCTAATAGTGTAATAAATGGTATTAAGAAAACAGGAGATGCTTTGAGCATAGATGTATTATATCAAACAGAAGAAAACTTAAAATCAAATCAGTACAGAGCTGTTTATAAACATTTTAAGATTATCTATAAAATCAAAGATAATCGTGTTTTAATATTACAGATATTTGATAGTAGACAAACCCCAGACAAATTAAAATCTTAA
- a CDS encoding DUF1572 family protein — translation MKNKITTLESVSKEFNYYKSLGEKTIGQLSDAELNWTLNEESNSVATIVKHLSGNMLSRWTNIFNEDGEKSWRNRDQEFNNDTWDKETILEHWNKGWDCFFNTFNQLVEKDLNTIIYIRNQGHTVQEALNRQLAHYAYHMGQLVFIGKLIKNTDWQCLSIPKGTSGDFNASKFSKEKSKTHFTEDL, via the coding sequence TTGAAAAACAAAATCACAACCCTAGAAAGTGTATCTAAAGAATTTAACTACTATAAATCTCTAGGTGAAAAAACCATTGGACAACTTTCGGATGCCGAATTGAATTGGACTCTAAACGAAGAGAGTAATTCCGTGGCTACAATTGTCAAACATCTTTCTGGAAATATGCTTTCGAGGTGGACAAATATTTTCAATGAGGATGGCGAAAAATCATGGCGAAATAGAGATCAAGAATTTAACAATGATACTTGGGATAAAGAAACTATTTTGGAACATTGGAACAAAGGATGGGATTGTTTTTTCAACACTTTTAATCAGTTGGTTGAAAAAGATTTAAATACCATAATCTACATCCGAAATCAGGGACACACAGTCCAAGAAGCCTTAAACAGGCAGTTAGCCCATTATGCCTATCATATGGGGCAACTCGTTTTTATTGGAAAACTTATCAAAAATACGGACTGGCAATGCTTGTCAATTCCTAAAGGAACCTCTGGAGATTTTAATGCTTCAAAATTTTCAAAAGAAAAAAGCAAAACACATTTTACTGAAGACCTTTAA
- the lpdA gene encoding dihydrolipoyl dehydrogenase, producing the protein MSKYDVIVLGSGPGGYVTAIRASQLGLKTAVIEKESLGGVCLNWGCIPTKALLKSAQVFEYLKHANDYGLTVKEFDKDFDAVVNRSRNVADGMSKGVQFLMKKNKIDVISGYGTLKPGKKVDVDGTEYSADHIIIATGARSRELPNLPQDGEKVIGYRKAMTLEKQPKKLIIVGSGAIGVEFAYFYNSMGTDVTVVEYLPRIVPVEDEDVSKQLERSFKKSGIKVLTSTEVTSVDTSGEGVKATIKTKKGEEVLEADMVLSAVGIKTNIENIGLEDVGIVVDRDKILVNDFYQTNIPGYYAIGDVTPGPALAHVASAEGILCVEKIAGQHVEAIDYGNIPGCTYCTPEIASVGLTEAQAKDKGIDIKVGKFPFSASGKASAGGHKEGFVKVIFDAKYGEWLGCHMIGTGVTDMIAEAVLGRKLETTGHEVLKTIHPHPTMSEAVMEAVADAYGEVIHI; encoded by the coding sequence ATGAGCAAATACGATGTTATCGTTTTAGGAAGTGGCCCCGGAGGTTACGTTACAGCAATAAGAGCTTCTCAATTAGGTCTTAAAACTGCAGTCATTGAGAAGGAAAGTTTAGGAGGCGTTTGTCTCAACTGGGGGTGTATTCCTACCAAAGCACTTTTAAAGTCTGCACAAGTATTTGAATACCTTAAACATGCCAATGATTACGGCTTGACGGTCAAAGAATTTGATAAAGATTTTGATGCGGTTGTCAACCGAAGTCGAAATGTAGCCGATGGCATGAGTAAAGGCGTTCAGTTCTTAATGAAAAAAAATAAAATCGATGTCATTTCTGGTTATGGAACTTTAAAGCCAGGGAAAAAAGTCGATGTTGATGGTACTGAATACAGTGCGGATCATATCATCATTGCTACAGGAGCACGCTCGCGTGAATTGCCTAATTTACCACAAGATGGTGAAAAAGTAATTGGCTACCGAAAAGCAATGACTTTAGAGAAACAACCCAAAAAATTAATAATTGTAGGCTCTGGTGCCATAGGCGTTGAATTTGCTTATTTCTATAATTCCATGGGAACGGATGTTACGGTTGTTGAGTATTTACCTCGCATTGTACCTGTCGAAGATGAAGATGTTTCTAAACAACTAGAACGTTCGTTTAAGAAAAGTGGGATTAAGGTTTTAACATCTACGGAAGTCACTTCTGTTGATACTTCTGGTGAAGGGGTCAAAGCGACGATCAAAACAAAAAAAGGAGAAGAAGTTTTAGAAGCTGATATGGTGTTATCTGCCGTTGGAATCAAAACAAACATTGAAAATATTGGTTTAGAAGATGTTGGTATTGTAGTCGATAGAGATAAAATATTAGTCAATGATTTTTACCAAACAAACATCCCAGGCTATTATGCAATTGGCGATGTAACGCCGGGGCCTGCCCTCGCGCACGTTGCTTCTGCCGAAGGCATTTTATGTGTCGAAAAAATTGCGGGGCAACATGTAGAAGCTATTGATTACGGAAACATTCCAGGCTGTACCTATTGTACTCCAGAAATCGCAAGTGTTGGACTGACAGAAGCCCAAGCAAAAGACAAAGGCATTGATATTAAAGTTGGAAAATTTCCATTTTCTGCTTCAGGAAAAGCAAGTGCTGGCGGACATAAAGAAGGGTTTGTAAAAGTGATTTTTGATGCCAAATATGGCGAGTGGTTAGGATGCCATATGATTGGTACCGGCGTCACGGATATGATTGCAGAAGCGGTCTTAGGTCGAAAACTTGAAACCACTGGCCATGAAGTTTTAAAAACAATTCACCCACACCCTACAATGAGTGAGGCAGTAATGGAAGCTGTAGCAGATGCTTATGGCGAAGTGATTCATATATAA
- the aroQ gene encoding type II 3-dehydroquinate dehydratase, whose product MKKIIIINGPNLNLLGKREPGIYGAQSFEDFYTDLKTKYEGFELSYFQSNIEGELIDKIQEVGFSFDGIILNAAAYTHTSVGIGDAIKAIETPVIEVHISNTFAREEFRHQSYISPNAKGVILGFGLQSYELALQSFL is encoded by the coding sequence ATGAAAAAAATCATTATCATCAATGGCCCTAACTTAAATTTATTAGGCAAACGTGAGCCCGGTATTTATGGCGCTCAATCATTTGAAGACTTTTATACAGATTTAAAAACTAAATATGAAGGGTTTGAATTATCATATTTTCAATCCAATATAGAAGGGGAGTTGATTGATAAAATTCAAGAAGTTGGGTTTTCTTTCGATGGTATTATTTTAAATGCAGCGGCTTATACCCACACATCTGTTGGAATCGGAGATGCCATCAAAGCCATTGAAACCCCAGTCATCGAAGTGCATATCTCCAATACCTTTGCTAGAGAAGAGTTCAGGCATCAATCTTATATATCTCCAAACGCCAAAGGAGTGATCCTAGGGTTTGGTTTGCAAAGCTACGAGCTCGCATTACAAAGTTTCTTATAA
- a CDS encoding outer membrane beta-barrel protein — protein MKKLLLTAVLALFLTNTMSAQDSKGYVGVSIGAAIPQGDLADTAKTGLDLGLINAGYRFNETWGATVNWGATGHALEGTDDGSIGVGYFAVGPMISFGDFDFKPQYAFSSATIDSGGAELDVDMESAWIIGATYNYSLGDNWGLAANLDYFTFTVEDADDSESIMKFSVGVQYKF, from the coding sequence ATGAAAAAATTATTACTTACGGCAGTACTAGCTTTGTTTTTAACAAACACAATGTCTGCTCAAGACTCTAAAGGGTATGTAGGTGTATCAATTGGTGCAGCGATTCCACAAGGAGATTTAGCTGACACAGCTAAAACAGGTTTAGACTTAGGCCTTATCAATGCAGGTTACCGTTTCAATGAAACATGGGGAGCAACTGTAAACTGGGGTGCTACTGGTCATGCTTTAGAAGGTACTGATGATGGTAGTATTGGAGTTGGATATTTTGCTGTAGGTCCAATGATTTCTTTTGGTGACTTTGACTTCAAACCTCAATATGCTTTTTCTTCTGCGACTATCGATTCAGGAGGAGCAGAACTTGATGTTGATATGGAATCTGCTTGGATCATTGGCGCAACTTACAACTACTCTCTTGGGGATAACTGGGGTTTAGCTGCTAATTTAGATTACTTTACTTTCACAGTAGAAGACGCTGATGACTCTGAGTCAATCATGAAGTTTTCTGTTGGAGTTCAGTACAAGTTCTAA
- a CDS encoding porin: protein MKKLITLLSLAVVGFTFGQEEEPKLTFSGSVDAYYRANLDAPNDENAIAPGSSFANLSGFSLGMANIVASYEASNVGVVADLVFGPRGTDAVFASPMNSSSANVINQLYAYWNVSEKVTLTMGNFNTFLGYEVISPVGNFNYSTSYLFSYGPFSHTGIKADFDFGDDLTLMAAIMNPTDLTEYNPTGDYAVGVQLGYKGQYLNYLASQDSFEVDFTGGIDISESFFLGINAAYFDATDDIDIDTSFAGVALYPQVSTSDKFSVGLRAEYFVETEGGAGGIGAYDFKGDADVFAVTLTGNYSVGNLMIKPEFRLDSASEEATFMDNDLMPSNSLSSFVLAAVYSF from the coding sequence ATGAAAAAATTAATTACTTTATTATCTCTTGCCGTTGTAGGATTTACATTCGGTCAAGAAGAAGAGCCAAAATTGACTTTTAGTGGGTCGGTTGATGCTTATTACAGAGCAAATTTAGATGCTCCAAATGACGAAAATGCAATTGCACCAGGGTCTTCATTTGCAAACCTTTCAGGGTTTTCATTAGGAATGGCAAATATTGTTGCAAGCTATGAAGCTTCTAACGTTGGAGTTGTTGCTGATTTGGTTTTTGGACCCAGAGGAACGGATGCTGTTTTTGCATCTCCAATGAATTCAAGTTCTGCGAACGTTATCAATCAATTGTATGCCTACTGGAATGTAAGCGAAAAGGTGACCTTGACAATGGGTAATTTCAATACTTTTTTAGGGTATGAAGTTATTTCTCCTGTTGGAAACTTTAACTACAGTACGTCGTATTTATTTTCTTACGGACCGTTCAGTCATACAGGAATAAAAGCTGATTTTGATTTCGGTGATGATTTGACTTTAATGGCTGCTATTATGAATCCTACAGATTTAACTGAGTACAATCCTACAGGCGATTATGCAGTAGGTGTTCAGCTTGGGTACAAAGGACAGTACTTAAATTACTTAGCGTCTCAAGATTCTTTTGAAGTTGATTTCACAGGTGGAATTGATATTTCTGAGTCTTTTTTCTTAGGAATTAACGCTGCTTATTTTGATGCTACGGATGATATTGATATCGACACAAGTTTTGCAGGTGTTGCATTGTATCCTCAAGTTTCGACTTCAGATAAGTTTTCTGTAGGTTTAAGAGCTGAGTACTTTGTTGAAACTGAAGGTGGTGCTGGTGGTATTGGCGCTTATGATTTCAAAGGCGATGCAGATGTATTTGCAGTAACTTTAACAGGAAATTATTCAGTAGGTAACTTAATGATCAAGCCAGAATTTAGATTGGATTCAGCAAGTGAAGAAGCTACTTTTATGGACAATGATTTAATGCCTTCAAACAGCTTATCATCATTTGTATTAGCAGCGGTTTATTCGTTCTAA
- a CDS encoding M28 family peptidase, giving the protein MKLKITLLLFILIANQNIGQAQNQETFASSITAEELKEKLYTYASDEFEGRETGTKGQKIAIEYLKNSYTNLGIAAAKADGDYFQNVPLVLVETPKVSINIDETSFEYYQDFISITDAKSSVINASDIVVVGYGIKDALYNDYKDMDVTNKIVVAIAGEPKNEDGTYLMSGTDEISKWSNGRQAMRSKQNTAKELGAKAFFLINDAMFKRYANYYQARDERGGESNLALDVNEEPMYGFLVSEAMGAVLLKTNTIEIDFKQVSEPIISENVAAMIKGSEKPDEYIILSAHLDHVGMHDGEVFNGADDDGSGTVAILEIAEAFKAAQEKGQGPKRSVIFLHVTGEEKGLLGSQYYTDYDPIVPLAQTVSNLNIDMIGRTDPKRTEGKRNYIYLIGSDKLSTDLHNLSEEMNTKYTNIELDYTYNDENDPNRFYYRSDHYNFAKNNIPIIFYFNGTHADYHKATDTPDKIEYDLLENRTRLVFHTAWELANREDAVRVDKAVE; this is encoded by the coding sequence ATGAAACTTAAAATCACGCTATTACTATTTATATTGATAGCAAACCAAAACATTGGTCAGGCTCAAAACCAAGAGACCTTTGCTTCTAGCATCACAGCAGAAGAATTAAAAGAAAAACTCTACACCTATGCTTCTGATGAATTTGAAGGGAGAGAAACAGGGACCAAAGGACAAAAAATAGCTATAGAGTATCTAAAGAATAGCTATACAAATCTAGGAATCGCTGCAGCCAAGGCTGATGGAGATTATTTTCAAAATGTGCCTTTAGTATTGGTAGAAACTCCAAAAGTATCTATAAATATAGATGAGACTTCATTTGAATATTATCAAGATTTTATAAGCATTACCGATGCAAAATCAAGCGTCATCAACGCAAGTGATATTGTTGTGGTTGGTTATGGAATTAAAGATGCACTTTATAATGACTATAAAGACATGGATGTGACCAATAAAATTGTAGTGGCTATTGCAGGCGAACCAAAAAATGAAGATGGCACCTATCTTATGAGTGGTACTGATGAAATTTCTAAGTGGTCTAATGGACGTCAAGCAATGCGATCAAAACAAAATACCGCCAAAGAATTGGGAGCTAAAGCCTTCTTTCTGATTAACGATGCGATGTTTAAACGCTATGCAAACTATTACCAAGCACGTGACGAACGTGGAGGTGAAAGTAATTTGGCCTTAGATGTCAACGAAGAACCCATGTATGGCTTCCTAGTGAGCGAAGCAATGGGTGCCGTTTTATTAAAAACGAACACAATTGAAATCGATTTTAAACAAGTCAGTGAACCTATTATTTCTGAGAATGTCGCCGCCATGATTAAAGGAAGCGAAAAACCTGATGAATACATCATTCTTTCTGCGCATTTAGACCATGTTGGCATGCACGACGGCGAAGTTTTTAACGGAGCGGATGATGATGGCTCTGGTACGGTTGCTATTTTGGAAATCGCTGAAGCTTTTAAAGCAGCTCAAGAAAAAGGTCAAGGACCTAAGCGTTCTGTGATATTCTTACATGTGACAGGCGAAGAAAAAGGATTGTTAGGTTCACAGTATTATACGGATTACGATCCAATTGTGCCTTTAGCGCAGACTGTTTCCAACTTAAACATTGACATGATTGGACGTACCGACCCCAAAAGAACCGAAGGAAAACGCAATTATATCTACCTTATTGGAAGTGATAAGTTAAGTACCGATCTTCACAACCTATCTGAGGAAATGAATACAAAATACACCAATATTGAATTGGACTATACTTATAATGACGAGAACGATCCCAATCGTTTTTATTACCGATCGGATCATTATAATTTTGCTAAAAACAACATTCCGATTATATTTTATTTTAATGGAACCCATGCCGATTACCACAAGGCAACAGATACACCAGATAAGATTGAATACGATTTATTAGAGAACAGAACGCGCTTGGTGTTTCATACGGCTTGGGAATTGGCCAATAGAGAAGACGCCGTTAGAGTTGATAAGGCTGTGGAGTAA
- the bshB1 gene encoding bacillithiol biosynthesis deacetylase BshB1, whose amino-acid sequence MKIDILAFGAHPDDVELSCGGTIFKEIQNGKTVGIIDLSKGELGTRGTAETRKVEAANAAEILGVSFRENLNFSDGFIMNDKAHQLEIIKTIRQYRPEIVLCNAVDDRHTDHGKASQLVSDACFLSGLVKIETHSDGKKDLQAPWRPKSVYHYIQWKTLQPDFVVDISSQIEQKMASVLAYATQFYDPKSQAPETPISSKNFVDSIRYRAADLGRLVGVDYAEGFNVERLPAIDSLFDLK is encoded by the coding sequence ATGAAAATTGATATCCTTGCTTTTGGTGCCCATCCGGACGATGTAGAATTGAGCTGTGGCGGTACAATTTTTAAAGAAATTCAAAACGGAAAAACCGTTGGGATTATAGATCTCTCAAAAGGGGAGTTAGGAACAAGGGGCACTGCCGAGACTCGAAAGGTGGAAGCTGCCAATGCGGCTGAGATATTAGGCGTGTCGTTTAGAGAAAACCTGAATTTTTCGGATGGATTTATAATGAATGATAAAGCCCACCAACTAGAAATCATAAAAACAATACGTCAATACCGTCCCGAAATTGTGTTGTGCAATGCTGTTGATGACCGCCATACAGACCACGGAAAGGCAAGTCAGCTCGTCAGTGATGCTTGTTTTTTAAGCGGATTGGTGAAAATTGAGACCCATTCTGATGGAAAAAAGGATTTACAAGCGCCTTGGCGTCCAAAATCTGTTTACCATTATATACAATGGAAAACCCTTCAACCTGATTTTGTCGTGGATATTAGTTCGCAAATTGAACAGAAAATGGCTTCAGTTTTAGCCTATGCAACCCAATTCTATGACCCTAAGAGTCAGGCTCCTGAAACACCAATTTCTTCAAAAAACTTTGTAGATAGTATCCGTTACAGAGCCGCCGATCTCGGTCGTTTGGTAGGGGTGGACTATGCCGAAGGATTTAATGTAGAACGCCTTCCAGCAATAGATTCGTTATTTGACTTAAAATAA
- a CDS encoding trans-sulfuration enzyme family protein produces the protein MSSKKLGLNTICTHSGSIEDKTFQGSVSPLYMSTSFNFMDVDTKRYPRYFNTPNQEHLSKKIAALEHAEAALIFGSGMAAISATLLTFLKSGDHAVIQNDIYGGTRNFIESHFANYGIEYSFTKDLSYKAFEDCIQSNTKLIYIETPSNPLMKLVDIFAIAKLAKNHKIITAADNTFASPIIQNPIDLGIDIVMHSATKYFGGHSDISAGAVASSQEIMDKIWSLAKDFGGNLSDYTVWLLERSMKTLGIRVKAQQRNAKRLAKFLEKHSAVKTVYYPGLKSNEYHSLAKIQMKGYGAMLSFELTDKYDAEKFLEALTLIKPSMSLAGVESTMLLPSKTSHALLSEFDRATQGITDQLIRFSVGIETKKDLIEDIEQAISASNPKK, from the coding sequence ATGAGCTCTAAAAAACTAGGTTTAAACACTATTTGCACCCATTCAGGGTCCATCGAAGACAAAACCTTTCAAGGGAGTGTGTCGCCACTGTATATGTCAACGTCTTTTAATTTTATGGATGTTGATACCAAGCGCTATCCACGATATTTTAATACGCCAAACCAAGAACATCTATCAAAAAAAATTGCGGCTTTAGAACATGCGGAAGCAGCCTTGATTTTTGGTTCTGGAATGGCAGCAATTTCTGCAACTCTTTTAACCTTTTTAAAATCGGGAGACCATGCAGTGATTCAAAATGATATTTATGGGGGAACGCGTAATTTTATAGAGTCGCATTTCGCGAATTACGGCATAGAATATAGCTTTACGAAAGATTTATCTTACAAGGCATTTGAAGATTGTATTCAATCGAATACCAAATTAATTTATATAGAAACGCCTTCCAATCCACTCATGAAGTTAGTGGATATATTTGCGATTGCGAAATTGGCTAAAAATCATAAGATCATTACAGCTGCAGACAATACATTTGCGTCTCCAATCATTCAAAATCCGATTGATTTAGGGATTGATATTGTGATGCACAGTGCTACTAAATACTTTGGAGGACACAGCGACATTAGTGCTGGTGCGGTGGCTTCCTCTCAAGAAATTATGGATAAAATCTGGAGTCTAGCAAAAGATTTTGGAGGGAACCTGAGTGATTATACCGTTTGGTTGCTCGAAAGAAGTATGAAAACCTTGGGCATTCGTGTGAAAGCACAACAACGCAATGCGAAACGTTTGGCTAAATTTTTAGAAAAACATTCCGCTGTAAAAACAGTCTATTATCCCGGACTAAAATCCAATGAGTATCACAGCTTGGCTAAAATTCAGATGAAAGGGTATGGCGCTATGCTTTCTTTTGAACTTACAGATAAGTACGATGCTGAAAAATTCTTAGAAGCCTTGACACTCATCAAACCTTCTATGAGTTTGGCAGGCGTGGAAAGCACCATGTTATTGCCATCAAAAACTTCCCATGCATTACTCTCTGAATTTGATCGTGCGACACAAGGTATTACGGATCAATTGATTCGTTTTTCTGTAGGCATTGAAACTAAGAAAGATTTAATTGAAGATATAGAGCAGGCCATTTCTGCGAGCAATCCTAAAAAATAA